The Polaromonas sp. SP1 DNA window TCTCTGGCCGCAGCTTTGGCTGCCGCTTTTGCCGTGGCGTTTGCCGGGCCTGCCCTGGCCCAAAGCTACCCCACCAAACCCATCCGCATGATCGTGCCCTTCCCGGCGGGCGGCGCGACCGATATCCTGGCGCGCGCCCTGTCGCAAAAGCTCGGTGAAAAAATCGGGCAGACGGTGGTGGTCGACAACCGCCCGGGCGCGGGCGGCACCATAGGCGCCGATGCGGCTTCCAAGTCGCCGGCGGACGGCTACACGCTGCTGCTGGCCACGTCCAGCACACACAGCATCGGGCCGGCCATCAACCCGAAAATCCCGTACAACGCCGAGACCGACTTCACGCCGATTGCCTACGTGGCAAGCTCGCCCAACGTCGTGCTGGTGCCCAACTCGTCGCCGTCCAAAACGATGCGTGAGTTCATCGACTATGCGCGCAAGAACCCGGGCCGCCTGAACTACGCGTCCAGCGGCAACGGCACCATCGTCCACCTGACGAGCGAGTACTTCAAGGCGCAATCGGAGACCTTCATCCTGCACATCCCTTACCGCGGCACCGCGCTGGCCATGCCGGATCTGATCAGCGGCAAGATCGATGTGCTGTTTGACTCCTTTGTCACCGGCATGCCGCATGTGAAAGACGGCAAGCTGCGCGCGCTGGCCGTCACCACCCTCAAACGCACGGCGCTGGCGCCGGACATGCCGACGGTGTCCGAAGTCCTGCCTGGGTTCGAGTCTGTCACCTGGTTTGGCGTGTACGGTCCCAAAGGCATGCCGCAAGACCTGGTGGGCAAGGTCAACCAGGCGATCAACGCCGCGCTGGCCGATGCCGATGTGAAAGACCGCTTCGCCCGGCTGGGCGCAGAGCCCACGGGCGGCACGCCGCCGGCCTTTGCCGCCATGGTCAAGGCCGATACCGCCAAGTGGAAAAAAATCATCGCCGAGCGGAAAATCACGACGGATTGAACATTCTTCGCATGCTGTGACATGCCCTGGCAGCCACGCCGGCGCGTCCTGGCCTAATCCGGGTTAACCCGGCGATTCGTCCGCAGATGGCGCTGGCGCCAGCTCCCTTGTTTTGCCTCGCCTTCAACAGGTAACCCCTTTCATGAACTTCAATTACAGCAACCCCTACACCTCCACCCGCCTGCCGCTGTTTGCCCGCAATGTGGTGTCCACCTCGCACCCGCTGGGCGCACAGGCCGGCCTGCGCATGATGCTCAAGGGCGGCAACGCAGTCGACGCAGCGATTGCCGCCGCCGCGGCCATGACCATCGTCGAGCCCGTCAGCAACGGTTTGGGCAGTGATGCTTTCTGTATCCTGTGGGACGGCAAAGAGTTGCACGGCCTCAATGCATCAGGCCGCGCGCCGCAAAGCTGGACGCCCGACTACTTCAGCCGCAAATACGGCGCCGATGCACAGACACCGCCCAAGCGCGGCATTGATTCCGTTACCGTGCCCGGCGCGGTGGCCAGCTGGGTGGCCATGAGCAAGCGCTTCGGCAAGCTGCCCTTTGCCGACCTGATGGAGCCGGCGATTGAAATTGCCGAGCGCGGCTATTTGCTGCCGCCGGTGGTGCAGCAGAAGTGGGCGGCCGCGACGGCCGAACTGCAATCGCTGCCGGGCTTTGCGAACTCTTTCCTGCCCTGGGGCCGTGCGCCCAATGTGGGTGAACTGTTCCAGTTCAAGGCGGCGGCCAAGGCGCTGCGGGCCATCGCCGAAACCAAAGGCGACGCGTATTACGGCGGCGCCATCGCCCAAGCCATCGAAAAGTTCTCTGCGCAAAACGGCGGCAGCATCACTGCCAAAGACTTTGCCAGCTACCAGCCCGAATGGGTCAAGCCCATCGCCAAGGACTACCGGGGCTACACCCTGCACGAGATCCCGCCCAACGGGCAGGGCATTGCCGCGCTGATCGCGCTGGGCATCCTGGATAAATTCGACGTGGCCGGCCTGCCCGTTGACGGTGTGGATTCGCAGCACCTGCAGATCGAAGCCATGAAGCTTGCCTTTGCCGACATTTACAAATACGTGGCCGAGCCCTCGTCAATGGAGGTGACGGCCGAACAAATGCTCGATGACGCCTACCTCGCATCCCGTGCCAAACTCATAGACATGAAAAAGGCACAGGACTTTGGCGCGGGCAATCCCGTCAAGGGCGGCACCATCTACCTCACGGCGGCCGACGAAGACGGCATGATGGTGAGCTTCATCCAGAGCAACTACATGGGCTTCGGCTCGGGTTGCGTCGAGCCCGAATTCGGCATCAGCCTGCAAAACCGCGGCCACGGCTTCAGCCTGCAGCCGGGCGCCAACCAGGTCGCGCCGGGCAAGCGGCCTTTTCACACCATCATCCCGGCCTTCCTCACCAAAGACGGCCAGCCGGTGATGAGCTACGGCGTGATGGGCGCCAACATGCAGCCGCAGGGCCACATGCAGACGCTGGTGCGCATGCTGGACTACGGGCAGAGCCCGCAGGTGGCGTGCGACGCGCCGCGCTGGCGCTACAACGCCGGCCTTGAGATCAACGTCGAAGCCGCGATGGACCAAGGCACCGTACAAGGGCTGGCAGATCGCGGCCACCGCATGGAAGTCATCAACGACTCCTACCAGGACTTCGGCGCCGGCCAGTTCATCTGGCGCGCCGGCAACCCCAAGACCGAAGGCTACGTGGCCGCCAGCGATGCGCGGCGCGACGGCCAGGCCGTGGGTTTTTAAGAAGCGACCTTGAGCGATACGCCCGAAAAATTTGATCAAAAAAGGCCTCCAGCCCAGACGGAGCCTGGGCAGGCAGCTACAAAAAGCATAGCGTCCGGCCTGTTGCTCGCCACCTTCGGCGCGATTGCCTTCAGCGGCAAGGCGATCATCGTGAAGCTGGCCTACCGCTACGGCGTCGATGCCGTCACGCTGATCATGTACCGCATGCTGTTTGCGCTGCCCATCTTTGCGCTGATGGCCTGGTGGGCCAGCCGCGGCAAGCCGCCGCTCACGCGCAAGGATTGGCTGGGCGTGCTGTGGCTGGGTTTTACCGGTTATTACCTGGCCAGCTTCCTGGACTTCGCGGGCCTGGCCTTTATCAGCGCGTCGCTGGAGCGGCTGATTCTTTACCTCAACCCCACGCTGGTGCTGCTGCTGGGCCTGGTGATGTACAAGCGCCGCGTCAGCGCGCCGCAAATCATCGGCATGGCCATCAGTTATTGCGGCGTGGTGCTGGTGTTCGGCCATGAGATCACATTGCAGGGGGCAGACGCCGCCTGGGGCGCGCTGCTGGTGTTCCTCAGCGCCGTCAGCTATGCGCTTTACCTGGTCTACAGCGGCGAGATGGTCCGGCGGCTGGGATCGCTGCGCCTGGTGGGCCTGGCGACCTCCGTGGCCTGCCTGCTGTGCCTGCTGCAGTTTGTCTTGCTGCGGCCCATGAGCGCCGCCGCCGTCGCGCCTGAAGTGATCTGGCTGTCGCTGCTCAATGCCACGCTGTGCACCGCAGTGCCGGTGCTCATGGTGATGATGGCCATCGAACGCATAGGCGCCGGCATGGCCGCGCAAACCGGCATGGTGGGCCCGATGTCGACCATCCTGATGGGGGTGCTGATTCTGGGGGAGCCGTTCACGGCCTGGGTGGCGGCCGGGACGGTGCTGGTGATTGCTGGGATTTTTGTGTTTACCCGTGGCAGATAAGGGCCCCCACGCTCCCCCACTGCGTGTGGGTCGCTGCCCCCCGAGGGGGCCGCCCGCCTGCGGTCTGGCAAAGCCAGTCCCGCGGCTCATGCTGGGTTAAGGATTCCCGCGTGCACCGAAGTTGCTTTGGCATCAAATCGGCCTCTAGCCCATGCTCAGCATGCACAGACAGCTATCGATTTGATAGCAAATGGCGTTCAGGCGCTGCTACTTCTTGGCTGGCGTACGCCCAGGCGCCTGCGCCGTCGGCCGGCGGTTCGCGCTGCTCATGCGCTGCGCCACCGTCACGGACGGCTGCACCGCATAGGCATCCAGCCGGTTGCCCATCGCCAGCTCGAGCTGGTTCAAGCGCGTCTGTGCCGGCGGGTGGGTGCTGAGCGACAGGGCAAACAAGGCGTCATCCGGCGCTGCGGTGCGCAGCTGCTGCAGCACGGCGACCAGGCCATACGGGTCAAAACCCGCGCGTGCCGCCAGCGCCACGCCGGTGCGGTCGGCGTCAAACTCGTCCTGCTGGTCCAGGCCCTTGGTGTACATGTTTTTGCCCAGCGCCAGCAGTTGCGACGACACCAGGCCGCCCAGGTCGTTCTTCAGCTGCGAGCTGATCACTTGCGTCAAAAGGCCTGCCCGTGCCGCCTTGTTCATGGCGATCAGGTGGTGCTTGGCCGTGACGTGGGTGATTTCATGGGCCAGGATGCCGGCCAGTTCGGCCTCGTCGGTCACGCGGTCCATCAGGCCCTTGGTGACAAAGACATAACCGCCCGGTGTGGCGAAGGCATTGAAGCCGGGGTCGTCGAGGATGGCGAATGTCCAGGGCAGGTCGGGGCGCGACGATTGCAGGCTGATCCAGCGGCCCAGCTGGTTGATGTAGCGCTGCATGGCCACGTCGGGGTAGAGCGGCTTGCTGCCCAGCAGCACGGCGGCCAGTTGCTGGCCGATCTGGATTTCACGCGGCTCGTCGATCTGGTCCAGCGACTGCGAGAGCAGCTGGAACAGGTCGCCGCCTTTGGCCGCCTGCGCGCCCTGCGGCGCGAGGCTGGCGCCCAGCAGCGCGCCGGCCAGGCCGGCCGGTGAATTGGGCTGCTGCGCGGGTTGTGCGGGCTGGTTGGGTTTGATCAGCGACTGGAACAGGCCGCCCAGCGCCTTGCCGGGGTCCTGGGCCTGGGTGGCGAGCGGGCTCAGGCCGGCCATCAGGGCGAGGGCGCAAGCCGCGTGGCGCGCCGGCTGCTGCAGCTTGAAGAGGTGTGGAAAATTCATGGCGTGCCTCGTTGATTTTTCTTGTCGTTGTTGTTGTCGTTGTTGTGGTGCTTAGCGGGTGTATTGGTCCGGTGCGGCGCTGGGGGCAGCGGCCGGCGCCGCGGGCACCGGCAGGGGCTCGACCTGCCGGCTGTTCAGCGAGGCACTGCCCGCGAACTGCCGGGCCTGCGCGGCATTCATGCGGTTGCCGTCGGCCTGCGCCACCGCCGCCAGGTTGGGCAGGGCGTTGGCAAGGTCTTCAGCGCCCAGGCCGCGAATACCGACGGTGGAGGTGGCCACCGTGCTGCCGGGCGCCTGTGCGCTGCCCTTGTTGAAAAAGCTCGAGAGGCTGCGCAGCGCGCCGGCGCCCGAGCCGCCGCTCTGCGCGCTGGCCGAGGTGATGTCAAACATGTGCACCCAGCCGGTGGCGCCGTCGGCCGTGCGGACCTTGATCCACGCGCCCTGGCGATCGCCCAGCCGCGTCACCGGCGTTTGCACCGGCAGCGGCGCCAGGCTGCGGGAGGCATCGCCCGGGGCATCGCGCAACTGCGCCTCGCGTTTGATCAATGCGGCCTCGCCCTGGGGCTGGGCCTGTGCCAGGGGGCTGGACGCCAGTACGGCAGCGATAACCATCCCCGCCTGAAATTTTGATTTACTCAGTATCATGAGCCGCTCTCCCCCTCTGTGGTTGTCATCAAGGAATTATTATGGATTTGGGTATTGCAGGCAAATGGGCGCTGGTGTGCGGTGCGAGCAAGGGTTTGGGCCTGGGCTGCGCCGAGGCGCTGGTGCGTGAAGGCGTCCATGTGCTCATCGTGGCGCGCGGCGCCGAGGTGTTGCAGGCGGCCGCCGCCAAACTGCAGGCCGACCCGGCCCGGCCCGCGAGTGCGAGCGTCCAGTTCGTCGCCGCAGACATTACCACCGCGGAAGGCCGCGCTGCGGTATTCGCGGTGCGCAAGGACTTCGACATCGTGGTGACCAACGCCGGCGGCCCGCCGCCGGGCGACTTCCGCGATTGGGACCGCGACGCCTGGATCAAGGCGGTTGACGCCAACATGCTGACCCCGATCGAGCTCATCAAGGCGACCGTCGACGGCATGGCAGCACGCGGCTTCGGGCGCATCGTCAACATCACGTCCAGCGCCGTCAAGTCGCCCATCGACATCCTGGGCCTGTCCAACGGCGCGCGCAGCGGCCTCACCGGTTTTGTGGCGGGCGTGGCGCGCAGCAAGCTGGCGGCGCAGGGCGTCACCATCAACAACCTGCTGCCCGGCGCCTTCGACACCGACCGCCTGCGCGGCACCATGAGCGGCGCGGCGCAAAAAACCGGCCAACCGATTGAAACCATCATGGACGCACGCCGCAAGAACATCCCGGCCCAGCGCTTCGGCACCTCCGCAGAGTTCGGCGCCATCTGCGCTTTCCTGTGCAGCCAGCATGCCGGCTACATGACGGGGCAGAACGTGCTGGCCGACGGCGGGGCCTACCCGGGCACCTACTGATTGCCCGCGTTCATGGGCCTGCGCTACCTCAACTTCGATCACAGCGAGGACGGCGATGGCGTGGGCACGCTGGAGGCCATGGCCTCCGTCTGGCCTGAGCAGGTGCAGGCCGTGCATGCCGAGGTCGTCCAGGTGCTGGACTGGGTCCATGCGCAATTTCCCGGGCGGCGCGGCCCGCTCGATGAAGGTTTTGACTGGGACTATGACCTGCACGGTGTGCAGGAACTGACGGCACCCGAGGTTTTGCACTACGACGAACAGGCGCGCCGCCTAAGCGTAGAGGCCGGTGCGCCCGGCAAGCCACGGCACACGCTGACACTCTCGCTGAGCGGAACGCCCGCGTTTTGCGAGGCGTTCATCCAGCAATTCGGCTTGAACGCTGACTGAGCCGTACTTGCGGGCTCACGACATCACAGCCTCGCCGCGCACCCGCCGCATCAGCTCGTGCTGCATCCCGAAGACCCGCAGCTGCTCCGCATAGGGCGCGAGCATCTGCTCTTCCTTCGCGATCGCCACGCCCAGCAGGCTGGCCATTTTTTCTTTGCCCACCTGGCCGTGCGCCAGCAGCTCGTCCACGATGCCCAGCAGCAGGGCCGAATCGGCTTTGAGGATTTCCTGCGCGCGCGCGTAGGCCTGCGCCAGCAGGGCCTCGATCTCGGCGTTGGTGGGCTCCACGTCGGTGTTGAGGTTTTCTTCAGTGCTGTCGGTCACGTCGATGCGGCTGAGCCGCTTGCCAAAACCGAAGTGGCGCACAAAACGCGCGGCCAGGGCCGTGGCATTCTTGAAGTCGCTTTCGCTGCCGGTGGTGCAGGCATCGTCGCCGAACACCAGGGCCTCGGCGGCGCGGCCGGCCAGGCTCACGCAGATGCGGTCCAGGCAGCTTTGCCGTGACTCGGCCTTCATGCGCACATAGCTGTTGTAGCCGCCCTCAAACGACGCCACATTGATCTTGACCTCCTGCGGCGCATGGCCGAACAGCCGGCCATAGACCAGGCCGTGGCCGGCTTCATGTACGGCCAGCAGGGCCCGGAAGTCGGGGCTGGCGCGCTGCTTGAGCTGGTTGAGGTCCAGCGGCACAGGGTAGGCGATGCTTGCGCCCCCGTTTTTGCCATGGCTGACGTGCAGGGATTGTGTGGTGGCGTCCAGCCTCACGCGCAGCGTTGCGCCTTCGGCGATGCCGTGCTCAAGGGCCCACAGTGCGGCGTTGACCAGCGGCGCGCTCAGGATGGCGTGGATCGACGAGAACAGCGGGCGCGTCCCCTGGGCGGGGAAAACCGCGTTGGCGTAAATCCCCTGGTACACCGATTCGTGCAGGTCAAAAACCAGCCCGGCGCTCGCCTGCATTTCGTCGACATACCGGGCACAGGTGCTGCGGATCAGCCGCTCATACGTGGACTGGCTCAGCGACGGGTAGATCACGTGGTTGTTCCCCAGCCGGGCGATCTGCTCGGGCTTGAAGCGCTCTCCCAGGGCTTTCTTGACGTCGATCACCGACAGCTTTTTTGTCAGCGCATGAAAGATATCGGCGTCGGTGTCGCAGTCTTCCACGCGTTTGGCGGTGCCTTCGTACATCTCGTCCAGGT harbors:
- a CDS encoding tripartite tricarboxylate transporter substrate binding protein gives rise to the protein MKRKHMISLAAALAAAFAVAFAGPALAQSYPTKPIRMIVPFPAGGATDILARALSQKLGEKIGQTVVVDNRPGAGGTIGADAASKSPADGYTLLLATSSTHSIGPAINPKIPYNAETDFTPIAYVASSPNVVLVPNSSPSKTMREFIDYARKNPGRLNYASSGNGTIVHLTSEYFKAQSETFILHIPYRGTALAMPDLISGKIDVLFDSFVTGMPHVKDGKLRALAVTTLKRTALAPDMPTVSEVLPGFESVTWFGVYGPKGMPQDLVGKVNQAINAALADADVKDRFARLGAEPTGGTPPAFAAMVKADTAKWKKIIAERKITTD
- a CDS encoding gamma-glutamyltransferase family protein; amino-acid sequence: MNFNYSNPYTSTRLPLFARNVVSTSHPLGAQAGLRMMLKGGNAVDAAIAAAAAMTIVEPVSNGLGSDAFCILWDGKELHGLNASGRAPQSWTPDYFSRKYGADAQTPPKRGIDSVTVPGAVASWVAMSKRFGKLPFADLMEPAIEIAERGYLLPPVVQQKWAAATAELQSLPGFANSFLPWGRAPNVGELFQFKAAAKALRAIAETKGDAYYGGAIAQAIEKFSAQNGGSITAKDFASYQPEWVKPIAKDYRGYTLHEIPPNGQGIAALIALGILDKFDVAGLPVDGVDSQHLQIEAMKLAFADIYKYVAEPSSMEVTAEQMLDDAYLASRAKLIDMKKAQDFGAGNPVKGGTIYLTAADEDGMMVSFIQSNYMGFGSGCVEPEFGISLQNRGHGFSLQPGANQVAPGKRPFHTIIPAFLTKDGQPVMSYGVMGANMQPQGHMQTLVRMLDYGQSPQVACDAPRWRYNAGLEINVEAAMDQGTVQGLADRGHRMEVINDSYQDFGAGQFIWRAGNPKTEGYVAASDARRDGQAVGF
- a CDS encoding DMT family transporter, coding for MASGLLLATFGAIAFSGKAIIVKLAYRYGVDAVTLIMYRMLFALPIFALMAWWASRGKPPLTRKDWLGVLWLGFTGYYLASFLDFAGLAFISASLERLILYLNPTLVLLLGLVMYKRRVSAPQIIGMAISYCGVVLVFGHEITLQGADAAWGALLVFLSAVSYALYLVYSGEMVRRLGSLRLVGLATSVACLLCLLQFVLLRPMSAAAVAPEVIWLSLLNATLCTAVPVLMVMMAIERIGAGMAAQTGMVGPMSTILMGVLILGEPFTAWVAAGTVLVIAGIFVFTRGR
- a CDS encoding M48 family metalloprotease, which translates into the protein MNFPHLFKLQQPARHAACALALMAGLSPLATQAQDPGKALGGLFQSLIKPNQPAQPAQQPNSPAGLAGALLGASLAPQGAQAAKGGDLFQLLSQSLDQIDEPREIQIGQQLAAVLLGSKPLYPDVAMQRYINQLGRWISLQSSRPDLPWTFAILDDPGFNAFATPGGYVFVTKGLMDRVTDEAELAGILAHEITHVTAKHHLIAMNKAARAGLLTQVISSQLKNDLGGLVSSQLLALGKNMYTKGLDQQDEFDADRTGVALAARAGFDPYGLVAVLQQLRTAAPDDALFALSLSTHPPAQTRLNQLELAMGNRLDAYAVQPSVTVAQRMSSANRRPTAQAPGRTPAKK
- a CDS encoding SH3 domain-containing protein, translated to MVIAAVLASSPLAQAQPQGEAALIKREAQLRDAPGDASRSLAPLPVQTPVTRLGDRQGAWIKVRTADGATGWVHMFDITSASAQSGGSGAGALRSLSSFFNKGSAQAPGSTVATSTVGIRGLGAEDLANALPNLAAVAQADGNRMNAAQARQFAGSASLNSRQVEPLPVPAAPAAAPSAAPDQYTR
- a CDS encoding SDR family oxidoreductase, whose translation is MDLGIAGKWALVCGASKGLGLGCAEALVREGVHVLIVARGAEVLQAAAAKLQADPARPASASVQFVAADITTAEGRAAVFAVRKDFDIVVTNAGGPPPGDFRDWDRDAWIKAVDANMLTPIELIKATVDGMAARGFGRIVNITSSAVKSPIDILGLSNGARSGLTGFVAGVARSKLAAQGVTINNLLPGAFDTDRLRGTMSGAAQKTGQPIETIMDARRKNIPAQRFGTSAEFGAICAFLCSQHAGYMTGQNVLADGGAYPGTY
- a CDS encoding AAA family ATPase; translation: MTTETAAAARVPPGLMRERSAHLALVAAELKTELFGIDGIIDRVIESIRAWYVLPHIIRRPVIVCLWGLTGTGKTQLTRRLAQKLGFYDRFVEVQMDGFSNGGSWRSADSISAMLAESGVAEGEPGMLVLDEFQRFRTVNEKGGDLAVKRYQDVWQLLSDGRLPPSLSFLQELESSLAFSLYDHEREEADEKPEKDGALPKKLKFALSPYQAQEFRQSLKLKEPLQEVMTWTPQQLQERMLAFRASTDSWETDYSRLLIFVSGNLDEMYEGTAKRVEDCDTDADIFHALTKKLSVIDVKKALGERFKPEQIARLGNNHVIYPSLSQSTYERLIRSTCARYVDEMQASAGLVFDLHESVYQGIYANAVFPAQGTRPLFSSIHAILSAPLVNAALWALEHGIAEGATLRVRLDATTQSLHVSHGKNGGASIAYPVPLDLNQLKQRASPDFRALLAVHEAGHGLVYGRLFGHAPQEVKINVASFEGGYNSYVRMKAESRQSCLDRICVSLAGRAAEALVFGDDACTTGSESDFKNATALAARFVRHFGFGKRLSRIDVTDSTEENLNTDVEPTNAEIEALLAQAYARAQEILKADSALLLGIVDELLAHGQVGKEKMASLLGVAIAKEEQMLAPYAEQLRVFGMQHELMRRVRGEAVMS